From Peptoanaerobacter stomatis, one genomic window encodes:
- a CDS encoding acyl-CoA dehydratase activase, with translation MKYIGIDIGSTASKVVIMDEEKTNILHKKLMPSGWNSKETSMDIHRWIEDLGFDFKDISIVATGYGRVSVPYANKTVTEITCHAKGASHMFKDDVTVIDIGGQDTKIIKIKNGNVMDFLMNDKCSAGTGKFLEIMANRLGLSLAEMFEYAKKGKEIKISSMCTVFAESEIISLMGKGTPREDIASGVVNSICTKVVSLVMKKKESERYFLTGGFCDSEYMIKELTKKLGKEVFTDENARFAGAIGAALLG, from the coding sequence ATGAAGTATATAGGTATTGATATAGGTTCTACTGCAAGTAAAGTGGTAATTATGGATGAGGAAAAGACGAATATTTTACATAAAAAACTTATGCCAAGTGGTTGGAACAGTAAAGAGACAAGTATGGATATACATAGATGGATTGAGGATTTAGGTTTTGATTTTAAAGATATAAGTATAGTTGCAACCGGTTATGGCAGAGTAAGTGTACCTTATGCAAATAAAACTGTAACAGAAATAACATGCCATGCTAAGGGTGCTTCGCATATGTTTAAGGATGATGTTACAGTTATTGATATAGGTGGCCAAGATACAAAAATAATCAAGATAAAAAATGGCAATGTAATGGATTTTTTGATGAATGACAAATGTTCGGCAGGAACAGGTAAGTTTTTGGAGATAATGGCTAACAGGCTTGGACTCAGCCTTGCAGAGATGTTTGAATATGCAAAAAAAGGAAAAGAAATCAAGATTTCTTCTATGTGTACAGTATTTGCAGAGTCGGAGATTATATCTCTTATGGGAAAAGGTACACCAAGGGAAGATATAGCATCAGGTGTAGTTAACTCTATATGTACAAAAGTAGTATCGCTTGTGATGAAGAAAAAAGAGAGCGAAAGATATTTTTTGACAGGCGGATTTTGTGATTCCGAGTATATGATAAAAGAACTTACAAAAAAATTGGGGAAAGAAGTTTTTACTGATGAAAATGCAAGATTTGCGGGTGCGATAGGAGCTGCATTGTTAGGATGA
- a CDS encoding double-cubane-cluster-containing anaerobic reductase yields MADNHKMWQELGMDVETHDLLCEALPQAFGDVFLSQKDRPNKMDYFNMVVADIHGIRPSELIEHQKNGGKVVGSFCIHVPDEVVIAAGAIATGLCSGSQFWVPGGEKVLPTATCPLIKASLGARFDRTCPFFRICDLFVGETTCDGKKKAWEVLSEDAPMYIMDIPQMKRQDDFEKWEKEIKNYIEKLEELTGNTVTQDSLYDAILTVNAKRKALQRLNEFRKMENIPISGRDVLLITQIAFYDDPKRFAQMVNILCDELEQRKKDNFSVYEKGTKRILLTGTPLSIPNWKLHQIIETSGGAVVCEEMCTGIRYSEALVNEEKTSMEKMIENLAQRYLGNINCACFTPNKSRIDDIIRLAKEYKADGVIDVNLKFCNIYDIEGYFVEKALADAGIPCIGIETDYTDEDAEQLKTRIGAFIEMLS; encoded by the coding sequence ATGGCAGACAATCACAAAATGTGGCAAGAACTTGGCATGGATGTTGAAACTCATGATTTACTATGTGAGGCTTTACCGCAGGCTTTTGGAGATGTATTTTTAAGCCAGAAGGACAGACCGAATAAGATGGATTATTTTAATATGGTTGTTGCAGATATACATGGTATACGTCCTTCAGAATTGATAGAGCATCAAAAAAATGGAGGAAAAGTAGTAGGAAGTTTTTGTATTCACGTTCCGGACGAAGTAGTTATAGCAGCGGGTGCAATAGCGACAGGTCTATGTTCAGGCTCCCAATTTTGGGTTCCGGGTGGAGAAAAAGTATTGCCTACAGCGACATGCCCACTTATAAAAGCATCTTTAGGAGCAAGATTTGATAGAACTTGTCCATTTTTTAGAATATGTGATTTATTTGTAGGTGAAACCACTTGTGACGGTAAGAAAAAAGCTTGGGAAGTGCTTTCAGAAGATGCTCCTATGTACATAATGGACATACCGCAGATGAAAAGACAAGATGATTTTGAAAAATGGGAGAAGGAAATAAAAAATTATATAGAAAAATTGGAAGAGCTTACAGGAAATACGGTTACACAAGACAGTTTGTATGATGCTATATTGACTGTTAATGCCAAGAGAAAAGCTCTTCAAAGATTAAATGAATTTAGAAAAATGGAAAATATCCCTATAAGCGGTAGAGATGTATTGCTTATAACTCAGATAGCTTTTTATGATGATCCTAAGAGATTTGCACAGATGGTAAATATTCTATGTGATGAGCTTGAACAAAGGAAAAAGGATAATTTTAGCGTATATGAAAAAGGTACAAAAAGAATACTTTTAACAGGTACACCTTTATCAATACCTAACTGGAAATTACATCAAATAATAGAAACAAGTGGCGGAGCTGTGGTATGCGAGGAAATGTGTACAGGCATAAGATATAGTGAAGCACTTGTAAATGAAGAAAAAACATCCATGGAAAAAATGATTGAAAATTTGGCACAAAGATATTTAGGTAATATAAACTGTGCATGTTTTACACCTAATAAGTCAAGGATAGATGATATAATAAGGCTTGCCAAAGAATATAAGGCTGATGGAGTAATAGATGTCAATCTTAAATTCTGCAACATCTATGATATAGAAGGATATTTCGTAGAAAAAGCCTTAGCGGATGCAGGAATACCTTGTATAGGAATAGAAACAGACTATACAGATGAAGATGCAGAGCAATTAAAAACAAGAATAGGCGCATTCATAGAAATGCTTAGTTAA
- a CDS encoding DUF3343 domain-containing protein, whose amino-acid sequence MEMKHYVLVSNSMDAMALYQAMEDKKIKSTLAPTPREADHCCGVCILYYDENDKDMIKKISEELTINIDDFYSCENKDNPNRYKFC is encoded by the coding sequence ATGGAAATGAAACATTATGTATTAGTATCAAATTCTATGGATGCTATGGCATTATATCAAGCTATGGAAGATAAAAAAATTAAATCAACTTTAGCTCCTACACCGAGAGAAGCTGATCATTGCTGTGGAGTTTGCATATTATATTACGATGAAAATGATAAAGATATGATAAAAAAAATATCAGAAGAATTAACTATAAATATAGACGACTTCTATTCTTGTGAAAATAAAGATAATCCCAACAGATACAAATTTTGCTGA
- a CDS encoding FAD:protein FMN transferase, which translates to MKKNNIKIFSCIIGSILLFSACGSNKDIKVKKEQGEVSQQQEQQSDEKMLLQDKLFFLNSILTLNIRDEDVDKDTIYKQVQERVQELEEKFTLNSDNSEVSEINKNAGIKPVKVSEDTYYVIKSSIEYSKLSGGKFDITVGDLVKLWGIGTDKEKVPSDDEIKSALAKIDYKKMVLNDTDKTVFLQDEGMVIDLGAIAKGYVADEIIKILEENNVKSAIVNLGGNVYVHGSKNGEDFKVGIRDPFSQDANTYFGIYKTQDESIVTSGVYERYFIKDGVRYHHILSTSTGYPIDNELMSTTILTKNSMVADALSTTTFALGVDEGLKLIENTPGVEAIFVTKDKKVYITSGVNEKLELTNKEYEILQ; encoded by the coding sequence GTGAAAAAAAATAATATAAAAATATTTTCTTGTATAATCGGATCGATTTTATTGTTTTCTGCTTGTGGCTCAAATAAGGATATAAAAGTAAAAAAAGAACAAGGAGAAGTATCTCAACAACAGGAGCAACAATCGGATGAAAAGATGTTGTTGCAAGATAAACTGTTTTTCTTAAACTCCATACTTACATTAAACATAAGAGATGAAGATGTTGATAAAGATACAATATATAAGCAAGTACAAGAAAGAGTGCAGGAACTGGAAGAAAAATTTACACTTAATTCAGATAACAGCGAAGTATCTGAAATAAATAAAAATGCAGGTATTAAGCCTGTAAAAGTTTCAGAAGACACATATTATGTTATAAAAAGCTCTATCGAATACAGCAAATTGTCTGGGGGTAAATTTGATATAACGGTAGGAGATTTAGTAAAGCTGTGGGGAATAGGTACTGATAAGGAAAAAGTGCCCTCAGATGATGAAATAAAATCAGCGCTTGCAAAAATAGATTATAAAAAAATGGTGCTTAATGATACTGATAAAACAGTATTTTTGCAAGACGAGGGTATGGTCATTGACCTTGGAGCGATAGCAAAAGGATATGTTGCTGATGAAATAATTAAGATATTGGAAGAAAATAATGTGAAATCTGCAATAGTAAACTTGGGTGGTAATGTATATGTCCATGGAAGTAAAAACGGAGAAGATTTTAAGGTGGGAATAAGAGATCCTTTTTCGCAAGATGCAAACACCTATTTTGGGATATATAAAACTCAAGATGAAAGCATAGTTACATCAGGTGTATATGAAAGATATTTTATAAAAGACGGTGTTCGTTATCACCATATATTATCAACTTCGACAGGTTATCCTATAGATAATGAACTTATGTCAACAACTATACTTACAAAAAATTCAATGGTGGCAGATGCGCTGTCTACAACTACATTTGCGCTTGGAGTAGATGAGGGACTTAAATTAATAGAAAACACACCTGGCGTTGAAGCTATATTTGTGACAAAAGATAAAAAAGTTTATATAACATCAGGTGTAAATGAAAAACTTGAGTTGACAAATAAAGAGTATGAAATTTTGCAGTAA
- a CDS encoding cold shock domain-containing protein: MTGKVKWFNAEKGFGFIEREGGDDVFVHFSAIQTDGFKTLDEGQAVEFEITEGARGPQAANVVKL; this comes from the coding sequence ATGACTGGAAAAGTAAAATGGTTTAATGCAGAAAAAGGATTCGGATTTATAGAAAGAGAAGGCGGAGACGATGTATTCGTACATTTCTCAGCTATACAAACAGATGGATTCAAAACTCTTGACGAAGGACAAGCAGTAGAGTTTGAAATAACTGAAGGAGCAAGAGGACCACAAGCTGCTAATGTAGTTAAACTTTAA
- a CDS encoding DEAD/DEAH box helicase produces the protein MNFREINCINENILRAIDDMGFESMTQIQEQIIPIALEKKDVIGQSQTGTGKTVAFGIPIIENIDFESEKIQSVIMTPTRELALQVSAEINRLLKYYPSKSVALYGGEEITKQIKRLKDRPCIIVATPGRLMDHIRRRTVKTEYINTVVLDEADEMLSMGFIEDVEEILNEMPNRLITMLFSATMPDRIKNISKTFMNEPAHIKVQSKAMTVDAIDQKYIEISEHEKFEALCRLLDIYQPPLCIIFGRTKRRVDELINGLQLRDYKVEGIHGDMRQEKREKVLEKFKKRHINILVATDVAARGLDISGVTHVINFDLPQEIESYVHRIGRTGRAGNTGISFTFVHPKEMEFLQEIERHTKSKMEKYKNPTGAQAKEAIYLRASDKIVDTITNGKEEQLEKIAKTLLETYDAVDLIASALKIMTKSDKKKAAVRLTGESPLKLSKKYRKFENKNRAGSDKRSYHKKSDNRKNHQEHRNRQDKKNGNEKGNKDKKSVRYDRKRQRSNNE, from the coding sequence ATGAATTTTAGAGAAATAAACTGTATTAATGAGAATATATTGAGAGCCATAGATGATATGGGATTTGAAAGTATGACACAAATTCAGGAGCAAATAATACCTATTGCGCTTGAAAAAAAAGATGTTATAGGACAATCTCAAACAGGTACCGGAAAAACAGTGGCATTCGGGATACCTATAATAGAAAATATAGATTTTGAAAGTGAAAAAATACAGTCTGTTATAATGACGCCTACAAGAGAACTTGCTTTGCAAGTGAGTGCGGAAATAAACAGATTGTTAAAATATTATCCGTCAAAATCGGTAGCTCTTTATGGCGGTGAAGAGATTACAAAGCAGATAAAAAGATTAAAAGACAGACCTTGCATAATAGTTGCAACTCCCGGCAGATTAATGGATCATATAAGAAGAAGAACGGTAAAAACTGAATATATAAATACAGTTGTTTTAGATGAAGCTGATGAAATGTTGTCTATGGGATTTATTGAAGATGTTGAAGAAATATTGAATGAAATGCCTAATAGACTTATAACTATGTTGTTTTCTGCTACTATGCCTGACAGAATAAAAAATATCAGCAAAACTTTTATGAATGAACCTGCACATATAAAAGTGCAATCAAAAGCAATGACGGTAGATGCGATAGACCAAAAATATATTGAGATAAGTGAACATGAGAAATTTGAAGCTCTTTGCAGATTGCTTGACATATATCAGCCTCCTCTTTGTATAATATTTGGAAGAACAAAAAGAAGAGTTGATGAACTTATAAACGGATTACAATTAAGAGACTACAAAGTAGAAGGCATACATGGAGATATGCGACAAGAAAAAAGAGAAAAAGTCTTGGAAAAATTTAAAAAGAGACATATAAATATACTTGTTGCAACTGATGTGGCTGCAAGAGGTCTTGATATATCAGGGGTTACACATGTAATAAACTTTGACTTGCCGCAAGAAATTGAAAGCTATGTACACAGAATAGGAAGAACAGGACGTGCCGGCAATACAGGAATATCATTTACTTTTGTTCATCCAAAAGAAATGGAGTTTTTGCAAGAGATAGAACGCCATACAAAAAGTAAAATGGAGAAATACAAAAATCCTACAGGTGCACAAGCCAAAGAAGCAATATATTTAAGAGCTTCAGATAAAATAGTGGATACCATAACAAATGGAAAAGAAGAACAACTTGAAAAAATTGCTAAAACATTGTTGGAAACTTATGATGCAGTAGATTTGATAGCGTCTGCGCTAAAAATAATGACAAAGAGCGATAAGAAAAAAGCTGCAGTCAGATTGACAGGTGAGTCGCCATTAAAATTGAGCAAAAAATATAGAAAATTTGAAAATAAAAACAGAGCAGGAAGTGATAAGAGGAGTTATCACAAAAAATCCGATAACAGAAAAAATCATCAAGAACATAGAAATCGTCAAGATAAGAAAAATGGCAATGAAAAAGGAAATAAAGATAAAAAATCTGTAAGATATGACAGAAAACGCCAAAGATCCAATAATGAATAA
- a CDS encoding heavy-metal-associated domain-containing protein: MFGLFEKKYKYTTTMMIEGMMCGHCESHIADALRKVPGVEKVKASHIKKTAIISSDIPIDKEVLRKAVDDTGYEVKDIK; this comes from the coding sequence ATGTTCGGACTTTTTGAAAAAAAATATAAATATACTACAACTATGATGATAGAAGGTATGATGTGTGGACATTGCGAAAGCCACATAGCTGATGCCCTAAGAAAAGTGCCTGGTGTAGAAAAAGTAAAAGCATCACATATCAAAAAAACAGCTATAATATCATCTGATATACCTATTGATAAAGAGGTGCTTAGAAAAGCTGTGGATGATACTGGGTATGAAGTAAAAGATATAAAATAA
- a CDS encoding metallophosphoesterase: MKKNIFKLTTLCSFLLAGFIYRENNSISKTYIDYNSDKVPYNFEGFKILQISDLHNKLFGKNQKRLLKKIIQETPDIIVITGDIYYSYTHKIKNSLIFLKQISKLYPVYFVTGNHEQRDKNWEKHSKIIKSFGIKIIDNKMEKILKKNDFIQIYGLKDPSFYDKKTRYVIFEEKLKHIKKYIDEEKLAILLSHRPEKFEIYVENKVDLVFSGHAHGGQVRLFGKGLLTPGEGFFPKYTGGIYKKSDTTMILSRGLGRTIFTVRLFNKPDIVVTTLHTKK; this comes from the coding sequence ATGAAAAAGAATATATTTAAACTTACAACACTATGTTCATTTTTGCTTGCAGGATTTATATATAGAGAAAATAATTCTATCAGCAAGACATATATTGATTATAATTCTGATAAAGTACCTTATAATTTTGAAGGTTTTAAAATATTGCAAATATCAGATTTGCATAATAAGTTATTTGGAAAAAATCAAAAAAGACTGCTGAAAAAAATAATACAAGAAACTCCTGATATAATAGTAATAACAGGAGATATATATTATAGCTATACACATAAGATAAAAAATTCACTTATATTTTTGAAACAGATATCAAAGCTGTATCCTGTATATTTTGTAACAGGAAATCATGAACAAAGAGACAAAAATTGGGAAAAGCATAGTAAAATTATAAAATCGTTCGGAATAAAGATTATAGATAATAAGATGGAGAAAATACTAAAAAAGAATGATTTTATCCAAATATACGGTTTAAAGGATCCTTCGTTTTATGACAAAAAAACAAGGTACGTCATATTTGAAGAGAAGCTGAAACATATTAAAAAATATATAGATGAAGAGAAGCTGGCAATATTACTTTCTCACAGACCTGAAAAATTTGAAATATATGTAGAAAATAAAGTAGATTTAGTGTTTTCAGGTCATGCGCATGGAGGACAGGTAAGATTATTTGGTAAAGGACTTTTAACTCCTGGTGAAGGCTTTTTTCCTAAATATACAGGCGGTATCTATAAAAAAAGTGATACAACAATGATATTAAGTAGGGGTCTTGGAAGAACTATATTTACTGTGAGATTATTCAACAAGCCTGATATTGTAGTGACTACGCTACATACCAAAAAATAA